CATTTGCATCACCCATTTGTGACCAAGCAATTATACCACCTTTTAAAATCATTTCTGGTTTTGCACCGAAATTTTCAGGTTTCCATATAACTAAATCTGCTAATTTGCCTTTTTCTAATGATCCTATTATATGTGACATACCATGGGTTATTGCTCTAACATACAGAGAACACAAAAGCCAGATCAGTAAAGCAATCATCTCTTCTCTTTGAGAACAGTAGACATGAAATGTAGATTTCTACTTGTGGACTCACGGATTTATAGTATATTTAGCAATATATCTCTTAACTCTCTcattatctcttttttcagaatcaccttctaaagGACCTCTAACTTGTTTCATTTTGGCAGCAGTTCTCCAAGTTCTTGTGATGACTTCACCTATTCTACCCATTGCTTGTGAATCACTTGAAATCATTGAGATTGCTCCGTTATCTTGTAAAACATCTTCCGCGGCAACTGTTTCTGCTCTTATACGTGAATCTGCAAATGctatatcttcaggtatagatTTGTCTAAATGGTGGCAGACCATCAACATCTATATGTTGTGAACATATTTTCAGGTCAGCTGGTGGGTATTGCCTAGACTCTTATAATACGATGAAATATCACTCACATCAAGATGTTCGTCTAGTGTGTTTTTAGCATAAGGCCTGGTAGGATTCGTCGAACTAGGTAATACATTCTCATGTTCGACCACTACGATAATATCAGGTGCATGACCTCCTCCTGCACCTTCTGTATGATATCTACATGAATTCAATATGATCAGCTTAGATGATACTTGAACAATCGCATTTACTCACGTGTGAATAGTTCTACCGTCAATTGCAGCTAGAGTACTTTCGACATAACCACTTTCGTTGAGTGTGTCGGTATGGATATTCACCTGGGTACGATGTCTATCAGTAATCTCGCTCTGACACTTTACAGCCGAAAAGTTTGTATACTCACCTGAACATCATATTCATCCCCAATGGTCAAAGCTCTATCGATGCATTCAGGTGTAGATCCCCAATCTTCATGTAATTTTAGACCACAAGCACCGGCTTCAACTATATCTTTCAATCCTTTTGTACCTGCATCATTACCCCTTCCTGTAAAACCGAAATTTAAAGGTATAGTATCTGTAGCATGTAACATTGTTTCCATGTAGAATTTTGATGGTGTACATGTTGTTGCATTCGTTCCATCTGCTGGACCTGTTCCTCCTCCTAATAAAGTTGTTATACCTGATGCAAGTGCCTAAACCATTGCCTCACAGTAAGCGAAATTGACGGAAGCAAGTTAGAAGacaagaaattgaaaagcTTTGCTTACCTCAGGCCAAAGTTGTGTACATATATAATGAACATGAACGTCTAAAGCCCCGGCAGTAACAATCAATTTCTCTCCTGCTATTGCTTCAGTATTAGAACCAAATATCATTCCTTCCGTCACATTATCCATGATATCAGGATTACCAGCTTTACCGATTCCAACGATTATACCATTCTTCACACCGATATCGGCCTACATACAGGAGTCTCTGCATCAGCTTACACTAAGCTTGGATTTATAGAGGTGGAGTGCAGCTCACCTTGTATATACCACTCCAATCAATTATTAAAGCATTTGTTATACATAAATCCAATACTTCTTCATCGGATCTATTCGAAGCTTGACCCTGTCCATCCCGAAGTGTTTTTCCTGAATGAATGGAACTTGACTATCAATGTCTGCTGTATAACAGTGGTATCGTAGACGCATTTCAGACATCACTCACCTCCGCCAAATTTACATTCATCTCCATAAACGGTGAAATCTTTCTCGACTTCGACCCATAGATCTGTATCTGCTAGTTGTACTTTATCACCTGTTGTAGGACCGAACATTGAGGCGTACTGAGAAATGTCACATTACATGCGAATCAGTGATACGTTCTGTATTATTTAGTAACCTGATAGAAGATAAGCTACTCAAAAGAGAGGAACTTACAACTTCTCTATccatttcaacaatttcagcatctttaacaatttcttgatttttatgTTTGAAACCTTTTTCTGTTAACAACTTTTCTAAAGtatcatttctttctttttcatcttttatagaggatatacttgatgataGACCACTTCCACCAAAAATCTTTTTATTACCTGCTactgttgctgctgctgaaaattcaattaaatttatAGTTTTCTTTTCACCAGGTTCAAATCTAATTGCAGTACCAGAAGGTATATTTAATCTAAAACCAAAAGATTTAATTCTATCAAATAATAAATATGGATTAGTTTCTAAAAAAGGATAATGTGATCCAACTTGTATTGGTCTATCACCTAAATTTTTAACTTCCAAATAGATTTTTTTcaaattagaattatttaCATTTAATGGTATTTTTTGTTTTAAACATATTATACTTCCTGCTAAATGTTTTTcaaagattgaagaaggttcagatATAGGGAATAGGTcatttgatggtataggtaaaaaagatcCATATAGTGCGTTATTCACTATTGGTGATTTATCGATAACGTATACGATTAGTTAATTATCGATCTACTCTACTTCAGTTTCATCGAGGAAAGTCATGGTAAGGGTTGAATTCAAACTCacaatcaccatcaattgaACAAATTGGATCATGTACAGTAACCAAAAAAGAACCATCTTTGAAAGTACCTTCTACTTGAATATCATGTATActttcacctacaccatttAAAACATGTCTTTTACCTAGTAtctttttacctaaattcattaaatcaCTAACTGAATATGGTTCCCCTCCAAATGAATCACCATCTCTTATGAATTCATGTAATTGTGATGAGATTAATGCGATTGTTTCTGTTCTATTCAATTTGATCCCTCTAGCTAATCTACGTTGCGCGATGAAAcctaaattagataaaaggATTTTATCCTTGAAAACAAACAGCATTAACAATATAACGAATACCAATCAAATATATTCTCTTGAAGAATGATTTTGAAACTCACATGTTCTCGAGGTAAAAGGTGCATTTCGCTTTGTACCTTTTCAACAATACTAATTCACTCTATACTTCAGACCAGTCA
This is a stretch of genomic DNA from Kwoniella dendrophila CBS 6074 chromosome 3, complete sequence. It encodes these proteins:
- a CDS encoding urease — encoded protein: MHLLPREHDKILLSNLGFIAQRRLARGIKLNRTETIALISSQLHEFIRDGDSFGGEPYSVSDLMNLGKKILGKRHVLNGVGESIHDIQVEGTFKDGSFLVTVHDPICSIDGDLNNALYGSFLPIPSNDLFPISEPSSIFEKHLAGSIICLKQKIPLNVNNSNLKKIYLEVKNLGDRPIQVGSHYPFLETNPYLLFDRIKSFGFRLNIPSGTAIRFEPGEKKTINLIEFSAAATVAGNKKIFGGSGLSSSISSIKDEKERNDTLEKLLTEKGFKHKNQEIVKDAEIVEMDREVYASMFGPTTGDKVQLADTDLWVEVEKDFTVYGDECKFGGGKTLRDGQGQASNRSDEEVLDLCITNALIIDWSGIYKADIGVKNGIIVGIGKAGNPDIMDNVTEGMIFGSNTEAIAGEKLIVTAGALDVHVHYICTQLWPEALASGITTLLGGGTGPADGTNATTCTPSKFYMETMLHATDTIPLNFGFTGRGNDAGTKGLKDIVEAGACGLKLHEDWGSTPECIDRALTIGDEYDVQVNIHTDTLNESGYVESTLAAIDGRTIHTYHTEGAGGGHAPDIIVVVEHENVLPSSTNPTRPYAKNTLDEHLDMLMVCHHLDKSIPEDIAFADSRIRAETVAAEDVLQDNGAISMISSDSQAMGRIGEVITRTWRTAAKMKQVRGPLEGDSEKRDNERVKRYIAKYTINPAITHGMSHIIGSLEKGKLADLVIWKPENFGAKPEMILKGGIIAWSQMGDANASIPTVQPIYGRPMWGSQPNVAPRNSIVWVSQASIDTGTIEKYGIKKRAEPVKNCRKIGKKDMKLNNYKPKMSVDPETYEVLADGVLCDAPPATELPLTRNYFIY